From a single Oncorhynchus kisutch isolate 150728-3 unplaced genomic scaffold, Okis_V2 scaffold2989, whole genome shotgun sequence genomic region:
- the LOC116371190 gene encoding piggyBac transposable element-derived protein 4-like, with protein sequence MMRRNTTPPSASPPPTTPRSPCLSAAQVLEQISSSVDQEDEEDYMESEEEDVSEDEDGEEYNPERDADDDDDDDDDSASRSCSSSEEEREGEREGDTAAARERDTAREPERDREDAAAAARAQRETLLSKNGKIKWSSVAYRGPDRPRAIRRPGSIVTPGPTAYAASRALDIESAFRLFVTPAIERIIVDMTNLQGVRKYGDGWRPMDSTDLRAYVGLLILAGVYRSRGEAAASLWDAESGRTVFRATMPLKVFHKYSRLLRFDDRQSRPARLATDRLAAIREVWDLWEERLPALYNPGPDLTVDEQLVPFRGRCPFRQYIPSKPAKYGIKSWVACDAKSSYAWKMQVYTGKAAGGGPEKNQGARVVLDLTEGLPAGHNVTCDNFFTSYELGQRLLERNLTMVGTVRKNKAELPPALLQSKGRQVLSSRFAFTPTATLVSYLAKRNKNVLLLSTLHAEPDVSDRRDRKPALILDYNCNKGGVDNLDKVVGTYSCRRMTARWPLVIFHNILDVSSYNAFVIWREIKPDWMPGKRNKRRVFLEQLGKALVKPLIQRRQRLPRTQAASALVKVLQSATAEARPPAREQAAGPAAAAPAAPPVASKRKRCQLCPPKKDAKTYTACCRCNKYICKGCSHAYCQTCAHWAFSQDGTG encoded by the exons atgatgaggaggaataCGACCCCGCCGAGCGCGAGCCCTCCGCCTACGACGCCTCGCAGTCCTTGTTTGAGCGCGGCTCAGGTCCTGGAACAGATATCCTCCAGTGTCGACCAAGAAGACGAGGAAGACTACATGGAATCCGAAGAGGAGGACGTTTCGGAAGATGAAGACGGTGAGGAATACAACCCCGAGCGTGATGcggacgacgacgacgacgacgacgacgactcGGCCTCACGGTCGTGCTCCTCTTCggaggaagagcgagagggagaacgagagggagacaCGGCCGCTGCCCGAGAGCGAGAcacagccagagagccagagcgagacagagaggacGCGGCGGCAGCCGCCCGAGCCCAAAGGGAGACGTTGCTGTCAAAGAACGGCAAAATCAAATGGTCCTCCGTGGCCTATCGCGGCCCGGACCGGCCCCGCGCCATCCGCCGCCCCGGCTCCATCGTGACGCCGGGCCCCACGGCCTACGCCGCGTCGCGAGCGCTCGACATCGAGTCCGCCTTCCGGCTGTTTGTCACACCGGCGATAGAAAGGATCATTGTGGACATGACAAATCTGCAGGGGGTGAGAAAATACGGCGACGGCTGGCGACCCATGGACTCCACCGACCTGCGCGCCTACGTAGGGCTGCTGATCCTAGCCGGCGTCTACAGGTCCCGAGGCGAGGCCGCGGCCAGCCTGTGGGACGCCGAGAGCGGCAGGACCGTGTTCCGCGCCACCATGCCGCTCAAGGTGTTTCACAAGTACTCGAGGCTGCTGCGATTCGACGACCGCCAGTCGAGACCCGCCAGACTCGCCACCGACAGACTGGCGGCCATAAGAGAGGTATGGGACCTGTGGGAGGAGCGGCTGCCGGCCCTCTACAACCCGGGGCCCGACCTGACGGTGGACGAACAACTGGTCCCGTTCAGAG GACGCTGTCCTTTCCGGCAGTACATTCCCAGCAAGCCGGCCAAATACGGCATCAAGTCGTGGGTGGCCTGCGACGCCAAGTCCAGCTacgcttggaagatgcaagtctacaCCGGCAAGGCGGCCGGCGGAGGCCCCGAGAAGAACCAGGGCGCCCGCGTCGTCCTCGATCTGACCGAGGGACTGCCGGCCGGTCACAACGTCAcgtgtgacaatttcttcacctccTACGAACTGGGCCAGCGGCTCCTCGAGAGGAACCTCACCATGGTGGGCACGGTGAGAAAGAACAAGGCCGAGCTCCCGCCCGCGCTGCTCCAGTCAAAGGGCAGACAGGTCCTGTCCTCCAGGTTCGCCTTCACGCCCACCGCCACTCTAGTGTCCTACCTGGCAAAGAGAAATAAGAACGTGCTACTTCTGAGCACGCTGCACGCGGAGCCCGACGTTAGCGATCGCCGCGACCGGAAGCCGGCCCTCATCCTAGACTACAACTGCAACAAGGGCGGCGTGGACAACCTAGACAAGGTGGTCGGGACCTACAGCTGCAGACGGATGACcgcccgctggcccctggtcatcttccacaaCATCCTCGACGTGTCCTCCTACAACGCCTTTGTCATATGGCGAGAGATCAAGCCCGACTGGATGCCTGGGaagcggaacaagaggagggtgttcctggagcagctcgGAAAGGCACTCGTGAAGCCCTTGATACAAAGAAGGCAGCGGCTCCCCCGCACCCAAGCCGCGTCCGCACTTGTCAAAGTCCTACAGAGTGCCACCGCCGAGGCTCGTCCGCCAGCCCGGGAGCAAGCCGCTGGCCCGGCCGCCGCCGCCCCAGCCGCCCCGCCGGTGGCGAGTAAGAGGAAGAGGTGTCAGCTCTGCCCACCCAAGAAGGACGCCAAGACCTACACCGCGTGCTGCAGGTGTAACAAATACATCTGCAAAGGCTGTTCACACGCATACTGTCAAACTTGTGCCCACTGGGCCTTTAGCCAAGACGGGACAGGGTGA